Proteins from a single region of Procambarus clarkii isolate CNS0578487 chromosome 32, FALCON_Pclarkii_2.0, whole genome shotgun sequence:
- the LOC123759442 gene encoding serine/threonine-protein kinase meng-po isoform X2 — MTTLARRNSSIHKVREYQLEKIQLEDEYEVLHVIQEGWRGRLLLVEHRRTRHEVVLKAMHRDSTSRLDFFREFHYNYYLSPHLNILNAYDVAFEAGEYYVFAQEYAPFGDLTTNLCDVGLGEINTKRIALQLASALDFMHSKDLVHRDMNMDNILIFKSDFSHVKLCDFGSTRKKGTLLKKRTVWLPYAPPEIVDAVQNEGFHADTSQDVWQLGILIYVLLTGQLPWQKADLTDPNYADYINWRKRRTLRTPKRFTNFTSRLLRLFKRLLEPKPEKRASVREVYKYMDDKWLLKLPRRDIGDVDGQSVCYSTFSAHSCPREKDRVLRTLKAHGIETTVDRIAKRQRIHEWLERSLSSRNLGEDEERAKDDPLQREYIGDQEPQARRSARPLQSSQEQNKRAEAMRKQYEELTAITIKLVQAKASKQVSDTIPNSTQDSRVRNGHLHHQPQQTTHAQDQTGFNGAKASPVLETSQHRGRDNSPCIVQRNSSRKTKGESGSPQLSRHAQSPVRTPTVIETPRSPHINRRFHKHMHSPNSSGRERRGERQWSSGATECGYQLQRSKTDSYFVTGSSRSPPSRQTSQESDSTDTSLNSLQPVVLL, encoded by the exons ATCCAGCTGGAAGACGAGTATGAAGTCCTCCACGTGATTCAAGAAGGTTGGCGGGGACGCTTGTTGCTAGTGGAGCACCGCAGGACTCGACATGAGGTGGTTCTGAAGGCCATGCACAGGGACTCCACCTCTCGTCTCGACTTCTTCAGAGAGTTCCACTACAACTACTACCTCAGCCCGCACCTCAACATACTCAACGCTTACGACGTAGCCTTCGAGGCGGGCGAGTACTATGTTTTCGCCCAAGAGTACGCACCGTTCGGGGACCTTACTACCAACCTCTGCGATGTGGGCCTCGGGGAGATCAATACCAAAAGAATCGCTCTCCAGCTGGCCTCCGCTCTTGACTTCATGCACTCCAAGGACCTGGTGCACCGAGACATGAACATGGACAACATTTTGATCTTTAAAAGCGACTTCAGCCACGTCAAGCTATGCGACTTCGGATCCACGCGCAAGAAGGGGACACTGCTGAAGAAGAGAACCGTCTGGCTGCCTTATGCTCCGCCTGAGATCGTGGATGCCGTTCAAAATGAAGGCTTCCACGCCGATACCTCACAG GACGTGTGGCAGCTGGGCATTCTCATCTACGTGTTGCTGACGGGTCAGCTGCCGTGGCAGAAGGCAGACCTGACGGACCCCAACTACGCTGACTACATCAACTGGCGCAAGCGTCGTACGCTGCGTACTCCCAAGCGCTTCACCAACTTCACCTCTCGGCTCTTGAGACTCTTTAAGCGCCTCTTGGAGCCTAAGCCGGAGAAGCGGGCGTCGGTGCGCGAAGTGTACAAGTATATGGACGACAAGTGGCTCCTTAAACTCCCACGACGTGATATTGGAGACGTCGACGGTCAGAGTGTCTGCTACTCGACCTTCTCTGCGCATTCTTGTCCCAGGGAGAAGGATCGGGTGCTGCGTACCTTGAAGGCGCATGGAATTGAGACCACGGTGGATCGAATCGCTAAGAGACAGCGAATACACGAGTGGCTGGAGCGTTCACTGTCCTCCAGAAATCTTGGCGAAGACGAGGAGCGAGCCAAGGATGATCCCTTACAAAGAGAATATATCGGAGACCAAGAACCTCAAGCACGGCGCTCCGCTCGACCTCTACAATCTTCACAAGAACAAAATAAAAGAGCAGAAGCAATGCGAAAACAGTATGAGGAACTTACTGCCATAACGATTAAGCTGGTACAAGCAAAAGCTTCAAAGCAGGTGTCAGACACCATTCCTAACTCGACTCAAGACAGCAGAGTAAGGAACGGccacctccaccatcaacccCAGCAGACCACACACGCGCAAGACCAAACTGGATTCAATGGTGCCAAAGCCTCTCCTGTCCTTGAGACATCACAACACCGCGGGCGTGACAACAGCCCTTGCATTGTCCAGCGGAACTCCTCGCGGAAAACAAAAGGAGAATCAGGCAGTCCACAACTCAGCAGACACGCTCAAAGTCCTGTCCGAACCCCCACCGTGATAGAGACTCCCCGGAGTCCCCATATAAACAGACGGTTCCACAAACACATGCATAGTCCTAACTCTTCAGGGAGAGAGCGCCGGGGAGAGCGTCAGTGGTCGAGTGGCGCCACAGAGTGTGGCTATCAGTTGCAGAGAAGCAAAACTGATTCCTACTTCGTAACTGGATCGTCTCGCAGCCCTCCGTCTCGACAGACGAGTCAGGAGAGCGATTCGACGGATACCAGTTTGAACAGCCTTCAGCCTGTCGTCCTACTCTAG
- the LOC123759442 gene encoding serine/threonine-protein kinase meng-po isoform X1: protein MALTWATMNPWCLLRRRGRQTKRRSAPTPTLPTATLSKKIQLEDEYEVLHVIQEGWRGRLLLVEHRRTRHEVVLKAMHRDSTSRLDFFREFHYNYYLSPHLNILNAYDVAFEAGEYYVFAQEYAPFGDLTTNLCDVGLGEINTKRIALQLASALDFMHSKDLVHRDMNMDNILIFKSDFSHVKLCDFGSTRKKGTLLKKRTVWLPYAPPEIVDAVQNEGFHADTSQDVWQLGILIYVLLTGQLPWQKADLTDPNYADYINWRKRRTLRTPKRFTNFTSRLLRLFKRLLEPKPEKRASVREVYKYMDDKWLLKLPRRDIGDVDGQSVCYSTFSAHSCPREKDRVLRTLKAHGIETTVDRIAKRQRIHEWLERSLSSRNLGEDEERAKDDPLQREYIGDQEPQARRSARPLQSSQEQNKRAEAMRKQYEELTAITIKLVQAKASKQVSDTIPNSTQDSRVRNGHLHHQPQQTTHAQDQTGFNGAKASPVLETSQHRGRDNSPCIVQRNSSRKTKGESGSPQLSRHAQSPVRTPTVIETPRSPHINRRFHKHMHSPNSSGRERRGERQWSSGATECGYQLQRSKTDSYFVTGSSRSPPSRQTSQESDSTDTSLNSLQPVVLL from the exons ATGGCCCTGACCTGGGCGACGATGAACCCATGGTGTCTCCTTCGGCGCAGAGGTCGACAGACGAAGCGCAGGTCCGCCCCCACCCCTACCTTGCCCACCGCAACGCTCAGCAAGAAG ATCCAGCTGGAAGACGAGTATGAAGTCCTCCACGTGATTCAAGAAGGTTGGCGGGGACGCTTGTTGCTAGTGGAGCACCGCAGGACTCGACATGAGGTGGTTCTGAAGGCCATGCACAGGGACTCCACCTCTCGTCTCGACTTCTTCAGAGAGTTCCACTACAACTACTACCTCAGCCCGCACCTCAACATACTCAACGCTTACGACGTAGCCTTCGAGGCGGGCGAGTACTATGTTTTCGCCCAAGAGTACGCACCGTTCGGGGACCTTACTACCAACCTCTGCGATGTGGGCCTCGGGGAGATCAATACCAAAAGAATCGCTCTCCAGCTGGCCTCCGCTCTTGACTTCATGCACTCCAAGGACCTGGTGCACCGAGACATGAACATGGACAACATTTTGATCTTTAAAAGCGACTTCAGCCACGTCAAGCTATGCGACTTCGGATCCACGCGCAAGAAGGGGACACTGCTGAAGAAGAGAACCGTCTGGCTGCCTTATGCTCCGCCTGAGATCGTGGATGCCGTTCAAAATGAAGGCTTCCACGCCGATACCTCACAG GACGTGTGGCAGCTGGGCATTCTCATCTACGTGTTGCTGACGGGTCAGCTGCCGTGGCAGAAGGCAGACCTGACGGACCCCAACTACGCTGACTACATCAACTGGCGCAAGCGTCGTACGCTGCGTACTCCCAAGCGCTTCACCAACTTCACCTCTCGGCTCTTGAGACTCTTTAAGCGCCTCTTGGAGCCTAAGCCGGAGAAGCGGGCGTCGGTGCGCGAAGTGTACAAGTATATGGACGACAAGTGGCTCCTTAAACTCCCACGACGTGATATTGGAGACGTCGACGGTCAGAGTGTCTGCTACTCGACCTTCTCTGCGCATTCTTGTCCCAGGGAGAAGGATCGGGTGCTGCGTACCTTGAAGGCGCATGGAATTGAGACCACGGTGGATCGAATCGCTAAGAGACAGCGAATACACGAGTGGCTGGAGCGTTCACTGTCCTCCAGAAATCTTGGCGAAGACGAGGAGCGAGCCAAGGATGATCCCTTACAAAGAGAATATATCGGAGACCAAGAACCTCAAGCACGGCGCTCCGCTCGACCTCTACAATCTTCACAAGAACAAAATAAAAGAGCAGAAGCAATGCGAAAACAGTATGAGGAACTTACTGCCATAACGATTAAGCTGGTACAAGCAAAAGCTTCAAAGCAGGTGTCAGACACCATTCCTAACTCGACTCAAGACAGCAGAGTAAGGAACGGccacctccaccatcaacccCAGCAGACCACACACGCGCAAGACCAAACTGGATTCAATGGTGCCAAAGCCTCTCCTGTCCTTGAGACATCACAACACCGCGGGCGTGACAACAGCCCTTGCATTGTCCAGCGGAACTCCTCGCGGAAAACAAAAGGAGAATCAGGCAGTCCACAACTCAGCAGACACGCTCAAAGTCCTGTCCGAACCCCCACCGTGATAGAGACTCCCCGGAGTCCCCATATAAACAGACGGTTCCACAAACACATGCATAGTCCTAACTCTTCAGGGAGAGAGCGCCGGGGAGAGCGTCAGTGGTCGAGTGGCGCCACAGAGTGTGGCTATCAGTTGCAGAGAAGCAAAACTGATTCCTACTTCGTAACTGGATCGTCTCGCAGCCCTCCGTCTCGACAGACGAGTCAGGAGAGCGATTCGACGGATACCAGTTTGAACAGCCTTCAGCCTGTCGTCCTACTCTAG